Proteins co-encoded in one Synechococcus elongatus PCC 6301 genomic window:
- a CDS encoding pyridoxal-phosphate-dependent aminotransferase family protein: protein MEDKLMLMIPGPTPVPEQVLLAMAKHPIGHRSADFSRLVADTTAGLKWLHQTTGNVLVLCSSGTGAMEAGIINFLSAGDRVLCCENGKFGERWVKLAQAFGLDVDLVQAPWGKPLDPEAIRAKLEADTDKQIKAVILTHSETSTGVINDLETISGYIRAHGALSIVDAVTSLGAANVPIDAWGLDVVASGSQKGYMIPPGLGFVAVSDRAWKAYETATLPKFYLDLGKYRKAAQKDSNPFTPPVNLYYALDAALKIMQREGLENIFARHAKLTRATRAAIKALNLPLYAADEVGSPAITAVAPVEVAAEDIRSFTKKHFDILLAGGQDDLKGKIFRIGHLGFVSGRDVLTAIAAIEAALTGLGYSNFTSGAGVAAAAAELAK, encoded by the coding sequence ATGGAAGACAAATTGATGCTGATGATCCCCGGCCCGACGCCGGTGCCGGAGCAGGTCTTGCTAGCGATGGCCAAGCATCCGATTGGGCACCGCAGCGCTGACTTTAGCCGCTTGGTCGCTGACACCACCGCCGGTCTGAAGTGGTTGCACCAAACGACGGGTAATGTCTTGGTGCTTTGCAGCAGCGGTACGGGTGCCATGGAAGCGGGCATCATCAACTTCCTCAGTGCAGGCGATCGCGTTCTCTGCTGCGAAAACGGTAAGTTCGGCGAGCGTTGGGTCAAGCTGGCGCAAGCTTTTGGGCTGGATGTTGACCTCGTGCAAGCGCCTTGGGGCAAACCGCTCGATCCGGAAGCGATTCGCGCCAAGTTGGAAGCGGACACCGATAAGCAAATCAAAGCGGTCATCCTCACCCACAGTGAAACCTCGACGGGGGTGATCAACGACCTCGAAACGATCAGCGGTTACATTCGCGCCCATGGTGCGCTGAGCATTGTTGATGCAGTCACCAGCTTGGGTGCGGCCAATGTGCCGATCGATGCTTGGGGCTTGGATGTTGTCGCCTCGGGTTCGCAAAAAGGCTACATGATTCCGCCCGGACTGGGTTTTGTAGCGGTCAGCGATCGCGCTTGGAAAGCCTACGAAACGGCGACGTTGCCCAAGTTCTACCTCGACCTTGGCAAGTACCGCAAAGCGGCCCAGAAGGATTCCAATCCCTTCACACCGCCAGTCAACCTCTACTACGCCCTCGATGCTGCCCTGAAAATCATGCAGCGCGAAGGTCTGGAAAATATCTTTGCGCGCCATGCGAAACTGACCCGCGCCACCCGCGCTGCGATCAAGGCGCTCAACCTGCCGCTCTACGCCGCTGATGAAGTGGGTAGCCCGGCAATTACAGCAGTCGCGCCGGTGGAAGTTGCCGCTGAAGACATCCGCAGCTTCACCAAAAAGCACTTCGATATTCTGCTGGCGGGCGGTCAAGACGACCTGAAGGGCAAAATCTTCCGGATTGGCCACTTGGGCTTTGTCTCGGGTCGCGATGTGTTGACCGCGATCGCCGCGATCGAAGCGGCTCTGACTGGCTTGGGCTACAGCAACTTCACCTCGGGTGCAGGGGTTGCCGCAGCGGCAGCTGAACTCGCGAAGTAG
- the cbiD gene encoding cobalt-precorrin-5B (C(1))-methyltransferase CbiD, whose product MARSGYTLPVFACAAAIAALQRLRQPAASIQSVDCHLIDPDQTVAIAIEQVAPLSPDRALAICRSDPGDNLDLTRGTPIWAEVQLSPRSPDQDSLAIEAGEGIGHSETGPAIYDYAQRLLRANLLPLLQTNEQLTVRLILPEGRRLAERTANAAFGVVEGLSLLGTHGVAEALSAPEQLQVFRDRLRQLSADPDLVIFCIGENGLDLSQKIGLPRDRQLKTANWLGPLLVEAGLLGIPRILLFGYHGKLLKLAGSIFHTHHHVADARREILAAYAIAAGASLEQVRSLLDFPTVDAATQYLDQTDPALASRLWPQIAEAIVDRSQAYIRRYSEQIPEIGVVLFGRDRQLLTASSQAQTWLTNRAIAQPLRYPSA is encoded by the coding sequence ATGGCTCGTTCGGGGTATACCTTGCCAGTGTTTGCTTGTGCAGCTGCGATCGCGGCGTTGCAACGGCTGCGCCAACCAGCAGCCAGTATTCAAAGTGTCGATTGTCACTTGATTGATCCGGATCAAACAGTGGCGATCGCGATTGAACAGGTGGCGCCTTTGAGTCCCGATCGCGCCTTGGCGATTTGCCGCAGTGATCCAGGCGATAACCTCGACCTGACGCGGGGGACTCCGATTTGGGCTGAAGTGCAGCTCAGTCCGCGATCGCCCGACCAAGATTCGCTGGCGATCGAAGCGGGTGAAGGGATTGGTCACAGCGAAACCGGCCCTGCCATTTATGACTACGCCCAGCGCTTATTGCGAGCAAATCTATTGCCGCTGCTCCAGACTAATGAGCAGTTAACCGTTCGACTGATTCTGCCAGAGGGTCGGCGACTGGCGGAACGCACCGCGAATGCTGCCTTTGGCGTAGTTGAAGGACTGTCGCTACTGGGAACTCACGGCGTCGCCGAAGCCTTGAGTGCGCCCGAGCAGCTGCAAGTTTTCCGCGATCGCCTGCGTCAGCTTTCCGCTGATCCCGATCTGGTGATCTTTTGCATTGGTGAAAACGGACTGGATCTCTCGCAAAAAATCGGATTGCCCCGCGATCGCCAATTGAAAACGGCGAACTGGCTAGGGCCGTTGCTCGTCGAAGCGGGTTTGCTGGGCATCCCGCGGATTCTTCTGTTTGGCTATCACGGCAAACTCCTGAAACTGGCGGGCAGTATTTTCCATACCCATCACCATGTTGCGGATGCCCGCCGCGAAATTCTGGCGGCCTACGCGATCGCGGCTGGAGCTTCCCTAGAGCAAGTACGATCGCTGCTGGACTTCCCAACAGTTGATGCTGCCACTCAGTATCTGGATCAGACCGATCCAGCCTTAGCCAGTCGTTTGTGGCCGCAAATTGCCGAAGCGATCGTCGATCGCAGTCAGGCTTACATCCGTCGCTACAGTGAGCAAATTCCAGAAATTGGTGTGGTGCTGTTTGGACGCGATCGCCAGTTGCTCACGGCCTCATCTCAGGCCCAGACTTGGCTGACGAACCGAGCGATCGCCCAGCCGCTACGCTACCCCAGCGCATAA
- the guaA gene encoding glutamine-hydrolyzing GMP synthase yields MEAALEVAALNREMLIILDFGSQYSELIARRIRETQVYSEVLSYRTTADQIRQLSPKGIILSGGPNSVYDDYAPVCDPEIWNLGIPVLGVCYGMQLMVQQLGGQVDRAERGEYGKAALVIDDPTDLLTNVEPGSTMWMSHGDSVKTMPEGFELLAHTDNTPCAAIADHQRKFYGVQFHPEVVHSVHGMALIRNFVYHICDCEPTWTTETFVEEAIREIRARVGDKRVLLALSGGVDSSTLAFLLHRAIGDQLTCMFIDQGFMRKGEPERLMEVFNEKFKIHVEYIQARDRFLQRLEGITDPEEKRKRIGHEFIRVFEEESRRLGPFDYLAQGTLYPDVIESADTNVDPKTGERVAVKIKSHHNVGGLPKDLQFKLVEPLRRLFKDEVRQVGRSLGLPEEIVKRHPFPGPGLAIRILGEVTAEKLNILRDADLIVRQEVNRQGYYDEFWQAFAVLLPVKSVGVMGDKRTYAYPVVLRFVSSEDGMTADWSRAPYDLLETISNRIVNEVKGVNRVVYDITSKPPGTIEWE; encoded by the coding sequence ATGGAGGCTGCACTTGAAGTTGCAGCCTTGAACCGTGAAATGTTGATCATTCTGGACTTCGGGTCGCAGTACTCGGAGCTGATTGCTCGCCGCATTCGCGAAACGCAAGTTTATTCAGAAGTGCTGTCCTACCGCACCACGGCGGATCAAATTCGGCAGCTGTCTCCCAAGGGCATCATCCTTTCAGGCGGCCCTAATTCGGTCTACGACGACTACGCGCCAGTTTGCGATCCAGAAATCTGGAATCTGGGAATTCCGGTGCTGGGCGTCTGCTACGGCATGCAGCTGATGGTGCAACAGCTAGGGGGCCAAGTCGATCGCGCCGAGCGTGGCGAATATGGCAAGGCAGCGTTGGTCATCGACGATCCGACCGATTTGCTGACCAACGTCGAACCGGGCTCGACCATGTGGATGAGCCATGGCGACTCTGTCAAAACCATGCCCGAGGGCTTTGAGCTGCTCGCCCACACCGATAACACCCCCTGCGCTGCGATCGCGGATCACCAGCGCAAGTTCTACGGCGTGCAGTTCCACCCGGAAGTCGTGCATTCCGTGCATGGCATGGCGCTGATTCGCAACTTTGTCTATCACATTTGCGATTGCGAACCGACTTGGACAACGGAAACCTTTGTCGAAGAAGCGATTCGCGAAATTCGGGCACGAGTCGGTGATAAGCGCGTTCTCCTAGCGCTATCCGGCGGTGTAGATTCTTCGACGCTGGCCTTCCTGTTACATCGGGCAATCGGCGATCAGCTGACCTGTATGTTCATTGATCAGGGCTTCATGCGCAAAGGCGAACCGGAGCGCTTGATGGAGGTATTCAACGAGAAATTCAAGATTCATGTTGAATATATTCAAGCTCGCGATCGCTTCTTACAGCGACTGGAAGGCATCACCGATCCCGAAGAAAAACGCAAACGGATTGGCCACGAATTCATTCGCGTTTTTGAAGAAGAATCGCGTCGGCTCGGCCCCTTCGACTATCTGGCCCAAGGCACGCTCTATCCCGATGTGATTGAGTCGGCAGACACTAACGTCGATCCCAAAACGGGCGAGCGAGTGGCGGTCAAGATCAAGAGCCACCACAACGTCGGTGGTCTGCCCAAAGACCTCCAGTTCAAGCTAGTTGAACCGCTGCGGCGTCTGTTCAAAGATGAAGTGCGTCAGGTTGGGCGATCGCTGGGTCTACCAGAAGAAATCGTCAAGCGCCATCCGTTCCCAGGCCCGGGCCTCGCGATTCGGATTCTGGGTGAAGTCACAGCTGAAAAGCTCAACATCCTGCGCGATGCAGACTTGATTGTTCGCCAGGAAGTCAACCGTCAGGGCTATTACGACGAGTTCTGGCAAGCCTTCGCTGTGCTGCTGCCGGTCAAGAGTGTCGGTGTGATGGGCGACAAGCGCACCTACGCCTACCCTGTTGTGCTGCGTTTTGTCAGCAGTGAAGACGGCATGACCGCTGACTGGTCGCGGGCTCCCTACGACCTACTGGAGACGATTTCGAATCGGATTGTCAACGAAGTGAAAGGCGTCAACCGCGTCGTCTACGACATCACCTCGAAACCCCCTGGCACGATCGAGTGGGAATGA
- a CDS encoding bifunctional diguanylate cyclase/phosphodiesterase, producing MIARPMVPTADQLATDDLSLSDRSRFWLAALEASGQGVAIADATHPDLILTYVNSAFKKLTGYNAAEALGKSCRFLQGSDRAQPGITTLRQAIRNGQACEVVLRNYRKDGSLFWNQLTIAPITDGQGKVSHYVALQRDITAFKEQEQALQRQGIYDEHSGLPKRQLFLDRLNQALAWSQFSGVPGALLLIDLGLPAHLDGSPSLSPDAEENLEIIANRLQAYVRPHETLAHLNHHQFGLLLLDPDVQLRAEERAHGIQTLIRDRLAGFEGGAHIGIVPLTPETPATVLLQAAEAAAMTARSQQQGHLSLEASAIVAAPEQYSRDRDWQQAIAAGELTLALQPQMGLRNRQLRGFEVQLRWQHPQQGTLLASQLMEHLEQSQHRETVGRWFLDQAGQLLSQWRNSAQFSGLFALSLLPQQWKSPSFIHDLRSLLETYQIPPEQLELDLPAQSLAESAAESWDWVYAVRDLGIGIGLADFGSRSIGLYDLRNLPLTTLKLERRFVRGLPDDANDRAIVRGVVAMSQALKVRIVARGVDTVDQAKFLARAECDAMQGLAYSAPLTIEEALQVARSPQAPAW from the coding sequence ATGATTGCCCGTCCTATGGTGCCAACCGCGGATCAACTTGCCACAGATGACTTGAGTCTGTCGGATCGATCGCGATTTTGGCTGGCGGCTCTTGAAGCATCGGGACAGGGTGTGGCGATCGCAGATGCTACGCATCCTGATTTGATCCTGACCTACGTCAATTCGGCCTTTAAAAAGCTAACTGGCTACAACGCCGCCGAAGCGCTCGGTAAAAGTTGTCGTTTTCTGCAGGGAAGCGATCGCGCCCAGCCTGGTATTACCACGCTCCGGCAAGCCATTCGCAACGGTCAAGCCTGCGAAGTTGTTCTGCGTAACTACCGCAAAGATGGCTCGTTGTTTTGGAATCAGCTGACGATCGCACCGATTACGGACGGTCAAGGCAAGGTCTCGCACTACGTCGCGTTGCAACGCGATATCACGGCCTTTAAAGAGCAGGAACAGGCGCTGCAGCGCCAGGGCATTTACGACGAGCATTCGGGTCTACCCAAACGTCAGCTTTTCCTCGATCGCTTGAATCAAGCGCTGGCTTGGAGTCAATTTAGCGGCGTACCGGGTGCCTTGCTGTTGATTGATTTAGGTCTGCCAGCACACCTCGATGGCAGCCCGAGCCTCAGCCCTGATGCTGAGGAAAACCTTGAAATCATTGCCAATCGGCTTCAGGCCTACGTTCGTCCCCACGAAACCCTAGCGCACCTCAACCACCATCAATTTGGGTTGCTGCTGCTCGATCCCGATGTGCAACTCCGAGCAGAAGAGCGAGCTCACGGCATTCAAACCTTGATTCGCGATCGTTTGGCTGGGTTTGAGGGCGGTGCTCATATCGGCATCGTCCCCCTGACCCCAGAGACTCCTGCTACGGTCTTGCTCCAAGCGGCGGAAGCCGCTGCCATGACAGCGCGATCGCAGCAACAAGGTCACCTCAGTCTCGAAGCGAGTGCCATTGTGGCAGCTCCAGAGCAGTATTCCCGCGATCGCGATTGGCAACAGGCGATCGCAGCAGGTGAACTGACACTCGCTCTGCAACCTCAAATGGGCCTGCGCAACCGCCAATTGCGGGGATTTGAAGTTCAGCTACGCTGGCAGCATCCCCAACAAGGCACCTTGCTGGCCTCGCAACTGATGGAGCATTTAGAACAGTCCCAGCACCGAGAAACGGTGGGGCGCTGGTTCCTCGATCAAGCGGGTCAATTGCTTAGCCAATGGCGAAACAGTGCCCAATTTAGTGGTCTGTTTGCTCTATCGCTGTTGCCGCAACAGTGGAAGTCACCCAGCTTTATCCATGACTTGCGCAGCTTGCTGGAAACCTACCAGATCCCGCCCGAGCAGCTAGAGCTCGATCTGCCTGCTCAGAGCTTAGCGGAGTCTGCCGCCGAGTCTTGGGATTGGGTCTATGCGGTGCGCGATTTAGGCATTGGCATTGGCCTCGCTGATTTCGGTAGCCGCTCGATTGGTCTGTATGACCTGCGTAACTTGCCTCTAACGACCCTCAAACTGGAACGCCGGTTTGTGCGCGGGCTCCCTGATGATGCCAACGATCGCGCGATCGTGCGGGGGGTCGTAGCTATGTCGCAAGCCCTCAAGGTGCGGATTGTGGCGCGGGGCGTTGATACGGTTGACCAAGCCAAGTTCTTGGCACGGGCCGAATGTGACGCCATGCAAGGGTTGGCCTACTCCGCACCGTTGACCATTGAAGAAGCGCTGCAAGTGGCGCGATCGCCCCAAGCTCCCGCTTGGTAG
- a CDS encoding hemolysin family protein encodes MLSLAIATLVVLLGSAICSASEAALLSLPLIRVRQLAESRRPAALALLAIKEQISRPLAALVVLNNLFNILGSIIIGSLAAQVLQSAWIGIFSAVLTLLIILFGEIVPKTLGTRFAQTLALVSAQPLRWLTRLLLPIIWLLEHFTAPFNEGSPQLTTDEQEIQLLASIGHQEGAIEQDELEMIQRVFQLNDLNASDVMTPRVAITYLWGEDQLETVKAEILASQHSRIVIVDDSIDAVCGIALKTELLAALLAGQGDLLLSALARPAHFVPETVRADKLLKTFQKVREHLFIVLDEYGGVAGVVTLEDVLEVLTGEIVDETDRNVDLRAIARFRRRQILHQRGLDEA; translated from the coding sequence ATGCTGTCCCTTGCGATCGCTACGCTTGTTGTCCTGTTGGGCTCTGCTATCTGTTCGGCCAGTGAAGCCGCCCTACTCTCGCTCCCGCTGATTCGAGTCCGTCAACTGGCAGAGTCCCGCCGCCCAGCGGCCCTTGCCTTGCTGGCGATCAAAGAGCAGATTAGCCGTCCCTTGGCAGCCTTAGTTGTCCTCAACAACCTCTTCAACATCCTCGGCAGCATCATCATCGGGAGTCTGGCTGCGCAGGTCTTGCAATCCGCTTGGATCGGCATTTTTTCGGCGGTACTGACCCTGCTGATCATTCTGTTTGGCGAAATTGTTCCCAAAACCCTAGGGACTCGTTTTGCCCAAACCCTCGCTTTGGTTTCCGCCCAACCCCTGCGCTGGCTGACACGCTTACTGTTGCCAATCATCTGGCTGCTGGAGCATTTCACAGCACCCTTCAATGAGGGCAGTCCGCAACTGACGACGGACGAGCAAGAGATTCAACTGCTCGCCAGCATTGGCCATCAGGAAGGTGCGATCGAGCAGGATGAGCTAGAGATGATTCAGCGCGTGTTTCAGCTCAATGATCTGAATGCGTCGGATGTGATGACGCCCCGAGTGGCGATCACCTATCTCTGGGGCGAAGATCAGCTCGAGACTGTTAAGGCAGAAATCCTGGCCTCCCAACACAGCCGCATTGTCATTGTTGATGACAGTATTGATGCTGTTTGTGGCATTGCGCTGAAGACTGAACTGCTGGCTGCTCTTTTAGCAGGCCAAGGGGATTTACTGTTGTCGGCTTTGGCAAGACCCGCTCATTTTGTGCCAGAAACAGTGCGAGCCGACAAGTTGCTCAAGACCTTCCAAAAGGTACGCGAACATTTGTTCATCGTGCTGGATGAATATGGTGGCGTCGCTGGCGTGGTCACGCTAGAAGATGTGCTGGAAGTGCTGACGGGCGAGATTGTTGATGAAACCGATCGCAATGTCGATCTACGGGCGATCGCTCGTTTCCGGCGGCGGCAGATTCTGCATCAACGTGGCCTCGATGAAGCTTGA
- a CDS encoding gamma-glutamyltransferase encodes MAKRGAIAAGHPQTVAAGLVALEAGGNAFDAAIAALAASWITEPLLTSPAGGGFLLAAQPHQSPRLYDFFCQTPSQRSPEPQDFYPVGVDFGDAIQEFHIGLGSVAVPGLLAGLLRVQAELGRLPRSVVLEPAIALGREGVEINAFGEYCFRLLDPIVTATPEARSLYQPQGQPLRSGDRFRNTDLAAVLEELAAPKGQAFYEHELLPAIANYCAAGGNLQLTDLQQYPVAVRSPLAIPFGNYRLLTNPPPSSGGLLIAFALSLLNQSVINLNPQQHPQDLVQLMRLTNRARRDFLDGALQQAGIDRQFLTGAAFEQAAAGWLNRLGSTTHISVIDAEGNAASLTSSNGEGCGHVLPDTGIMLNNMLGEADLHPLGFHRWPLGQRLGSMMSPSLLWGEDDRPHLVLGSGGSNRIRTAILQVIHRWAVEGYALAEAIAAPRLHWEAGVLNWEPGWDPAGIEAASQPSETAIAWTTPNMFFGGVHAVGLTATGEFCGAGDPRRSGVYGCC; translated from the coding sequence ATGGCTAAGCGGGGGGCGATCGCCGCCGGACATCCACAGACCGTTGCGGCTGGGCTAGTGGCCTTGGAAGCGGGAGGCAATGCTTTTGATGCCGCGATCGCAGCTCTGGCGGCTTCGTGGATCACCGAGCCTCTACTGACCTCCCCGGCTGGAGGTGGCTTTCTGCTCGCAGCCCAGCCCCACCAAAGCCCCCGCCTCTATGACTTCTTTTGCCAGACGCCCAGTCAGCGATCGCCAGAACCACAGGATTTCTATCCCGTTGGGGTTGATTTTGGCGATGCGATTCAGGAGTTTCATATCGGTTTAGGCTCTGTGGCCGTACCCGGACTCTTGGCTGGGCTGCTGCGAGTGCAGGCCGAACTGGGACGGCTGCCGCGCTCAGTCGTCTTGGAACCGGCGATCGCTCTGGGCCGCGAAGGAGTAGAAATCAATGCCTTTGGTGAATACTGCTTTCGGCTACTGGATCCGATCGTGACTGCAACGCCAGAAGCGCGATCGCTCTACCAGCCGCAGGGTCAACCGCTGCGATCGGGCGATCGCTTTAGAAACACTGACTTAGCTGCCGTTTTAGAAGAGTTGGCTGCGCCCAAGGGTCAGGCCTTCTACGAACACGAACTGTTGCCTGCGATCGCCAATTACTGCGCGGCCGGCGGCAACTTGCAACTGACGGATTTGCAGCAGTATCCCGTCGCCGTGCGATCGCCCCTCGCGATTCCCTTCGGCAACTATCGTCTGCTAACCAATCCGCCACCCAGCAGTGGTGGTCTGCTGATTGCCTTTGCCTTGTCGCTCCTCAATCAGTCTGTAATCAACCTCAATCCTCAGCAGCATCCGCAGGATCTTGTACAGCTGATGCGGTTGACCAATAGGGCTCGCCGCGACTTTTTGGATGGCGCACTGCAACAAGCTGGCATCGATCGCCAATTTCTGACAGGTGCCGCTTTTGAGCAAGCCGCTGCCGGCTGGCTGAATCGGCTGGGCAGCACCACGCATATCAGTGTCATTGATGCCGAAGGCAACGCTGCCAGCCTCACCAGTTCCAATGGCGAAGGTTGCGGTCATGTCCTGCCGGACACCGGCATCATGCTCAACAACATGCTGGGCGAAGCCGATCTGCACCCTTTGGGTTTTCATCGCTGGCCGCTGGGGCAACGCCTCGGCTCGATGATGTCGCCCAGCCTGCTTTGGGGCGAAGACGATCGCCCGCATTTGGTGCTTGGCTCCGGCGGCTCCAACCGGATTCGCACGGCCATTCTGCAGGTGATTCATCGCTGGGCGGTCGAAGGCTACGCACTTGCTGAGGCGATCGCGGCTCCTCGGCTGCATTGGGAGGCTGGAGTGTTGAACTGGGAGCCAGGCTGGGACCCTGCGGGGATTGAAGCAGCAAGTCAACCCTCTGAAACTGCGATCGCTTGGACTACTCCCAACATGTTCTTTGGCGGCGTGCATGCCGTGGGACTGACAGCGACTGGTGAATTTTGTGGAGCGGGCGATCCACGGCGATCGGGCGTCTATGGTTGCTGTTGA
- a CDS encoding inorganic phosphate transporter, protein MIAALLELGSSDRSWLILGVLLCLLFELINGFHDSANTIAPLVYSRVLTPFTAVIWSSLWNLVGAIASSGAVAFGIVALLPPTTAGQTPDWWAVAALLLVAIAWNWLTWWRGIPLSSSQTLIGALIGVHWGQLWSEQSWTWQALTVPPLPATLEALLLSPLLGFALAYGLLSLVRSRLPTSLDQLESLAEPTLTWPTRSSLLLATAGMSFSHGTNDGQKGMGLLLLILATALPDRFATALEQHHLPLGIKVTVALSLAIGTLIGWQRITHTLGEAMGDRPLTTAQSLSSAAVTTATILTASRWGLPISTTQVLTAGIAGSTLATQTALNRQTIRRLLWTWLITLPIAIGSALLLYSLGRAIWA, encoded by the coding sequence ATGATCGCGGCCTTACTGGAACTGGGCAGTAGCGATCGCAGTTGGCTGATCTTAGGGGTGTTGCTCTGCCTCCTGTTTGAACTGATCAACGGCTTCCACGACAGCGCCAACACGATCGCGCCGCTGGTCTACAGTCGCGTACTGACGCCTTTTACCGCCGTGATTTGGAGTAGCCTTTGGAATCTCGTGGGGGCGATCGCCTCGTCCGGTGCAGTCGCCTTTGGGATTGTGGCGCTCTTACCGCCAACCACGGCAGGGCAGACCCCAGACTGGTGGGCCGTGGCAGCGCTGTTATTGGTGGCGATCGCCTGGAACTGGCTGACGTGGTGGCGGGGCATTCCCCTCTCCAGTTCACAAACCCTGATCGGGGCGTTGATTGGTGTTCACTGGGGGCAACTGTGGAGTGAGCAGTCCTGGACTTGGCAGGCTTTGACGGTGCCACCGCTCCCCGCCACGCTAGAAGCGCTGCTACTCTCGCCGTTGCTGGGCTTTGCTCTGGCCTACGGATTGCTGAGTCTGGTGCGATCGCGCTTGCCAACTAGCCTAGACCAACTGGAATCCTTGGCAGAGCCAACCCTGACTTGGCCAACCCGTAGTAGTCTCTTGCTGGCTACCGCGGGCATGAGCTTCAGCCACGGCACCAACGATGGGCAAAAGGGCATGGGACTGCTGCTCTTGATTCTGGCGACAGCCTTGCCCGATCGCTTTGCGACTGCGTTGGAGCAGCACCACTTACCCCTCGGTATCAAAGTAACCGTTGCCCTCAGTCTGGCGATCGGTACCCTGATTGGCTGGCAACGGATCACCCACACCCTCGGCGAAGCCATGGGCGATCGCCCCTTAACCACCGCCCAATCCCTCTCTTCTGCTGCGGTAACCACTGCCACAATCCTGACGGCCAGTCGTTGGGGGTTGCCGATCAGCACCACGCAAGTCCTGACGGCGGGCATTGCTGGCAGCACACTCGCCACCCAGACAGCCCTCAACCGCCAGACAATCCGACGCTTGCTCTGGACTTGGCTGATTACCCTGCCGATCGCGATTGGCTCGGCACTGTTGCTCTACAGTCTCGGGCGTGCGATTTGGGCCTGA
- a CDS encoding class I SAM-dependent methyltransferase: MASTDQHYEQLLAPIYEWMAGGAEAALTAGAADLEGLLHSPGLCLDLGAGFGMHAIPLAQAGFEVIAIDSSAQLLARLQELAGSLPIQSVCADLLDFPEHLPAGRKPSLIVCMGDTLTHLDSLEAVDRLASLAAEHLAPGGRFLATFRDYSQPLQGDRRFIPVRSDQSRILTCFLEEQGDRICVHDILHERQGDQWTMQVNHYLQLRLAPETVRQIFVDKGFMTQIEAAPRGMLRLISDRH; the protein is encoded by the coding sequence ATGGCCTCCACAGATCAGCATTATGAACAACTGCTCGCGCCGATTTACGAATGGATGGCTGGTGGCGCTGAGGCAGCACTCACTGCTGGTGCTGCTGACTTAGAGGGACTTTTGCACTCGCCGGGGCTCTGTTTGGATTTGGGTGCGGGCTTTGGCATGCATGCGATTCCACTCGCACAAGCAGGCTTTGAGGTGATCGCGATCGATTCTTCGGCGCAGCTCTTGGCGCGGTTACAGGAGTTAGCGGGTTCTCTGCCGATTCAGTCGGTTTGTGCTGATTTGCTGGACTTTCCTGAGCATCTGCCGGCAGGCCGCAAGCCAAGCCTGATCGTCTGCATGGGCGACACCTTAACTCACCTCGATAGTCTTGAGGCAGTCGATCGCTTAGCGAGTCTGGCCGCTGAACATCTCGCACCGGGTGGGCGTTTTCTGGCGACATTCCGCGATTATTCGCAGCCACTTCAGGGCGATCGCCGCTTTATTCCGGTGCGATCGGATCAGTCTCGAATCCTCACCTGCTTTCTGGAAGAACAAGGCGATCGCATCTGTGTGCATGACATCCTCCATGAACGGCAGGGCGATCAATGGACGATGCAAGTCAATCACTATCTGCAGCTGCGGCTAGCACCCGAAACAGTTCGCCAGATTTTTGTAGATAAGGGCTTCATGACGCAGATAGAGGCAGCACCGAGAGGTATGCTGCGCCTAATTAGCGATCGCCATTGA